The Pseudolabrys sp. FHR47 genome contains a region encoding:
- a CDS encoding O-acetylhomoserine aminocarboxypropyltransferase: MADAERTPGFDTLAIHAGAKPDPTTGARATPIYQTASYVFDDVDHAASLFGLQAFGNIYTRIGNPTCAVLEERVAALEGGTAALAVASGHAAQVIVMQTLLMPGDEFIASKKLYGGSINQFNHAFKSFGWNVVWADPDDISSFERAISPKTKAIFVESIANPGGTVTDLEPIGAIARKAGIPFIVDNTLASPYLCKPIDFGADIVVHSLTKFLGGHGNSIGGIIVDAGTFNWSRDKKYPMLCEPRPEYAGIVLHETFGNFAFAIACRVLGLRDLGPALSPFNAFLISTGIETLPLRMQRHCDNALAVAEFLSKHPSVAWVSYGSLPGDKYNALAKKYVPKGCGAVMTVGLKGGYEAGVKLVSNVKLFSHLANIGDTKSLIIHPASTTHRQLSDQQKIAAGAGPDVVRLSIGIEDVADIIADLDQGLK; encoded by the coding sequence ATGGCCGACGCCGAACGCACCCCCGGATTTGACACGCTGGCCATCCACGCCGGCGCCAAGCCCGATCCGACCACCGGCGCGCGGGCGACGCCGATCTACCAGACCGCGTCCTATGTGTTCGACGACGTCGATCACGCCGCCTCGCTGTTCGGCCTGCAGGCCTTCGGCAACATCTATACCCGCATCGGCAATCCGACCTGCGCCGTGCTCGAGGAGCGCGTCGCAGCGCTCGAAGGCGGCACCGCCGCCCTCGCCGTCGCCTCCGGCCATGCCGCGCAGGTCATCGTCATGCAGACGTTGCTGATGCCGGGCGACGAGTTCATCGCCTCCAAGAAGCTCTATGGCGGCTCGATCAACCAGTTCAACCACGCCTTCAAGAGCTTCGGCTGGAACGTGGTGTGGGCTGATCCGGACGATATCTCGTCCTTCGAGCGCGCCATCTCGCCGAAGACCAAGGCGATCTTCGTCGAGTCGATCGCCAATCCCGGCGGCACCGTGACCGATCTCGAACCGATCGGCGCCATCGCCCGCAAGGCCGGCATTCCGTTCATCGTCGATAACACCTTGGCCTCGCCCTATCTGTGCAAGCCGATCGACTTCGGCGCCGATATCGTCGTCCATTCGCTCACCAAGTTCCTCGGCGGCCATGGCAACTCCATCGGCGGCATCATCGTCGATGCCGGCACCTTCAACTGGTCGCGCGACAAGAAGTATCCGATGCTGTGCGAGCCGCGTCCGGAATATGCCGGCATCGTGCTGCATGAGACCTTCGGCAATTTCGCCTTCGCGATTGCCTGCCGCGTGCTCGGCCTGCGCGATCTCGGGCCGGCCTTGTCGCCGTTCAACGCCTTCCTGATTTCGACTGGCATCGAGACGCTGCCGCTGCGCATGCAGCGCCACTGCGACAACGCGCTCGCGGTCGCCGAATTCCTGTCGAAGCATCCGAGCGTGGCGTGGGTCAGCTATGGCAGCCTGCCGGGCGACAAGTACAACGCGCTCGCCAAGAAGTATGTGCCGAAGGGCTGCGGCGCGGTGATGACCGTCGGCCTCAAGGGTGGCTACGAGGCCGGCGTCAAGCTCGTCTCCAACGTGAAGCTGTTCTCGCATCTCGCCAATATCGGCGACACCAAATCGCTGATCATTCACCCGGCCTCGACCACGCACCGCCAGCTCTCCGACCAGCAAAAGATCGCCGCTGGCGCCGGGCCGGACGTGGTGCGCTTGTCGATCGGCATCGAAGACGTCGCCGACATCATCGCCGACCTCGATCAGGGGCTGAAGTAA
- a CDS encoding DUF2846 domain-containing protein, translating to MIRAIWLALACAFLAGCVSTSALEPQGAARSAQQARIYLIFPDSWAGKFARYNIEIDDKPVGKLAAGSYISVDRPAGRHKIAIKWLISVADVAHEFHAVAGRNYYFVFNIKSSTSAVVSGGFVMAIPMPGTSVGRPVTERNSMAGVYISQLDDAAGQAILAQLTKPQ from the coding sequence ATGATCCGTGCGATCTGGTTGGCGCTGGCGTGCGCCTTTTTGGCGGGTTGCGTGTCAACGTCGGCGCTCGAACCGCAAGGCGCGGCTCGCAGCGCGCAACAGGCTCGAATTTATCTGATCTTTCCCGATAGTTGGGCTGGGAAATTCGCTCGATACAATATCGAAATCGACGACAAGCCCGTCGGGAAGTTGGCGGCCGGATCCTATATTTCGGTCGATCGGCCGGCTGGCCGGCACAAGATCGCTATCAAGTGGCTTATTTCTGTCGCCGACGTCGCGCACGAATTTCATGCGGTAGCTGGCCGCAACTATTACTTTGTCTTCAACATCAAATCATCGACTTCGGCTGTCGTAAGCGGCGGTTTTGTCATGGCGATTCCCATGCCTGGTACATCCGTGGGGCGGCCGGTTACCGAACGAAACTCGATGGCCGGAGTCTATATAAGCCAGCTGGATGATGCGGCCGGACAAGCGATTCTGGCGCAGCTGACGAAGCCGCAATAG
- a CDS encoding CoA-binding protein yields MNHDSYPDAYIRGILNTVKTIAMVGFSPNTVRPSYFVFKYLLERGFKVIPINPGHAGKEFLGQRCYATLADVPEPIDMVDIFRAPQFVVPIVEEALKLTPKPQVIWMQLTIRNDEAAALAEAEGLKVVMNRCPKIEYGRLSSEISWMGINSRTLSNKRAQNLGGGFQRMGLGEAGGKKDT; encoded by the coding sequence ATGAACCACGACTCCTACCCCGACGCCTACATCCGCGGGATTCTCAACACCGTGAAGACCATCGCCATGGTCGGCTTTTCGCCGAACACAGTGCGGCCGAGCTATTTCGTATTCAAGTATCTCCTCGAGCGCGGCTTCAAGGTCATCCCGATCAATCCGGGCCATGCCGGCAAGGAATTCCTCGGCCAGAGGTGCTACGCGACGCTCGCCGACGTACCGGAGCCGATCGACATGGTCGACATCTTCCGCGCGCCGCAGTTCGTCGTGCCGATCGTCGAGGAAGCGCTCAAGCTAACGCCGAAGCCGCAGGTGATCTGGATGCAGCTCACCATTCGTAATGATGAGGCGGCGGCTTTGGCCGAGGCCGAGGGCCTCAAGGTGGTGATGAACCGCTGCCCCAAGATCGAATACGGCCGCCTCTCCTCCGAGATCTCCTGGATGGGCATCAACTCGCGCACTCTGTCGAACAAGCGCGCGCAGAACCTCGGCGGCGGCTTCCAGCGCATGGGGCTCGGTGAAGCGGGCGGGAAGAAAGACACCTGA
- a CDS encoding pyridoxamine 5'-phosphate oxidase family protein, protein MSNASIVFTPAVQAAQAERGSARAYAQRVAEGFPDKVTSELAAFIAEQDTAFLATATKDGAPYIQHRGGPKGFIKVIDEKTLGFADYRGNRQYITLANLSENDRAYLFLLDPARRQRIKLWGRARVVENDAALVEKLFDAGYKAKPERAILFTIEAWDVNCSQHIVTRFTEAEIAEAMGGVTRKIAELEAENARLRALLAVGRENG, encoded by the coding sequence ATGTCAAACGCATCCATCGTCTTCACCCCGGCCGTTCAGGCGGCACAGGCCGAGCGCGGCTCGGCGCGAGCCTATGCGCAGCGCGTCGCCGAAGGCTTTCCCGACAAAGTGACGTCGGAGCTTGCGGCCTTTATCGCCGAGCAGGACACGGCGTTTCTCGCCACCGCCACCAAGGACGGCGCGCCCTATATCCAGCATCGCGGCGGGCCGAAAGGCTTCATCAAGGTCATCGACGAAAAGACTTTGGGCTTTGCGGATTATCGCGGCAACCGCCAGTACATCACGCTCGCCAATCTGTCCGAGAACGACCGCGCTTATTTGTTCCTGCTCGATCCGGCGCGCCGCCAGCGCATCAAATTGTGGGGCCGCGCCCGCGTCGTCGAGAACGATGCCGCGCTGGTCGAAAAGCTGTTCGACGCGGGTTACAAGGCCAAGCCCGAGCGCGCGATCTTGTTCACGATAGAGGCCTGGGACGTGAACTGCTCGCAGCACATTGTCACCCGCTTCACGGAAGCGGAAATTGCCGAAGCGATGGGCGGCGTCACGCGCAAGATCGCCGAGCTGGAGGCCGAAAACGCGCGGCTGAGAGCGCTGTTGGCGGTAGGCCGCGAAAACGGCTAA
- a CDS encoding cysteine rich repeat-containing protein: MMIRIAVASFAMLAAVSAASAQEFSAEQRAACKSDYDQFCKGTMPGGGRVLACLAKNNDKLSGACKKVVAEAKK, translated from the coding sequence ATGATGATCCGTATCGCCGTCGCTTCGTTCGCCATGCTCGCCGCCGTCTCCGCGGCTTCCGCGCAGGAATTCAGCGCCGAACAGCGCGCCGCCTGCAAGAGCGACTACGACCAGTTCTGCAAGGGCACCATGCCGGGCGGCGGCCGCGTGCTCGCCTGTCTCGCCAAGAACAACGACAAGCTCTCGGGCGCCTGCAAGAAGGTCGTTGCCGAGGCGAAGAAGTAA
- a CDS encoding enoyl-CoA hydratase codes for MNLETARDIDRTVLLIERDGPVAILTLNRPQARNSLSEGLLIALSEAWTAIAADASIRAVVLAANGPGFCAGHDLKELTARRSDPDGGRAYFHQLMTICSAMMQQIVHLPKPVVAAVQGVATAAGCQLVASCDLAIASDAAKFATPGVDIGLFCSTPMVALSRNVSRKHAMEMLLTGDMVSAERAAQIGLVNRVVPVGQERAEAIALAKKIAAKSAYTLKVGKEAFYRQAEMSLSAAYSYASEVMTENMMARDAEEGICAFIEKRTPTWQDK; via the coding sequence ATGAACCTCGAAACCGCCCGTGATATCGACAGGACCGTCCTGCTGATCGAGCGCGACGGCCCGGTTGCGATCCTCACGCTCAACCGGCCGCAGGCGCGAAACTCGCTGTCCGAAGGTTTGCTGATCGCGCTGTCGGAAGCCTGGACGGCCATTGCCGCCGACGCCTCGATCCGCGCCGTCGTGCTCGCCGCCAACGGTCCCGGCTTCTGCGCCGGTCACGACCTGAAAGAACTCACCGCGCGCCGTAGCGATCCCGACGGCGGCCGCGCCTACTTCCACCAGCTCATGACCATCTGCAGCGCCATGATGCAGCAGATCGTCCATCTGCCGAAACCGGTCGTCGCCGCCGTGCAGGGCGTCGCCACCGCGGCCGGTTGTCAACTCGTTGCGAGCTGCGATCTTGCTATCGCGTCGGACGCCGCGAAGTTCGCCACGCCTGGTGTCGATATCGGCCTTTTCTGTTCGACGCCGATGGTCGCCCTCTCCCGCAACGTCTCGCGCAAGCACGCCATGGAAATGCTGCTCACCGGCGACATGGTATCGGCCGAACGCGCGGCGCAGATCGGCCTCGTCAATCGCGTCGTGCCCGTCGGCCAAGAGCGCGCCGAGGCCATCGCGCTGGCGAAGAAGATCGCGGCGAAATCGGCCTACACACTGAAGGTCGGCAAGGAAGCCTTCTATCGCCAGGCCGAGATGAGCTTGTCGGCGGCCTATTCCTACGCTTCCGAGGTCATGACCGAGAACATGATGGCGCGCGACGCCGAAGAAGGCATCTGCGCCTTTATCGAGAAGCGCACGCCGACGTGGCAAGACAAGTAA
- a CDS encoding DUF3175 domain-containing protein codes for MSKKIRKVSHPRRRKTKTRSSRRWSQRVTEKSDALTLEEGVFKKPTPRQIALSLKRSADRSKRRKADPYRSAMSMLTFYINRAGKGLSKSRKQKLEKAKDELREVYGKT; via the coding sequence ATGTCGAAAAAGATCCGCAAGGTTTCGCACCCGCGGCGGCGCAAGACGAAGACGCGCAGCAGCCGGCGCTGGTCGCAGCGCGTCACGGAGAAGAGCGATGCGCTGACGCTCGAGGAGGGTGTGTTCAAGAAACCGACGCCGCGCCAGATCGCGCTGTCGTTGAAACGTTCTGCCGATCGCAGCAAGCGCCGCAAGGCCGATCCTTATCGCTCGGCGATGTCGATGCTGACCTTCTACATCAACCGCGCCGGCAAGGGGCTGTCCAAGAGTCGCAAGCAGAAGCTCGAGAAGGCCAAGGACGAGCTGAGGGAGGTTTATGGGAAGACGTGA
- a CDS encoding PaaI family thioesterase, with amino-acid sequence MRASVMTIEEMAALLGREFPQAFYPGCGLTIERANYGDVRIRKAFHEDHLRPGGTVSGPTMMELADFAMYVAVFSAVGPQPLAVTTNLNINFLRKPAAADLIAEARLMKVGKRLAVGEVSLYSDGESDQVAHVTSTYSLPVQK; translated from the coding sequence ATGCGCGCGTCGGTGATGACGATCGAGGAGATGGCGGCGCTGCTGGGACGAGAGTTTCCGCAGGCCTTTTATCCCGGCTGCGGCTTGACCATCGAGCGCGCCAATTACGGCGACGTGCGCATCCGCAAGGCCTTTCATGAGGACCATCTGCGCCCCGGCGGCACGGTGTCCGGCCCGACCATGATGGAGCTGGCCGATTTCGCCATGTATGTCGCGGTGTTCTCGGCCGTGGGTCCGCAGCCTTTGGCGGTGACCACCAACCTCAACATCAATTTCCTGCGCAAGCCGGCCGCCGCCGACCTGATCGCAGAGGCGCGGCTGATGAAGGTCGGCAAAAGGCTGGCGGTCGGGGAGGTGAGCCTCTATTCGGACGGCGAATCCGATCAGGTGGCCCATGTCACCTCGACCTATTCGCTCCCGGTCCAGAAGTGA
- the rplM gene encoding 50S ribosomal protein L13, translating to MKTTQSVKSADVEKKWLLIDASGLIVGRLASIVAMRLRGKHKPSYTPHIDDGDNVIIINAAKVVLTGRKRDQKVYHHHTGYIGGIKERSAKQIMDGKFPERIVEKAVQRMLPRGPLGRVQFGNLRVYPGAEHPHEAQKPEVVDVAAMNRKNVRSA from the coding sequence ATGAAGACCACCCAGTCGGTCAAAAGCGCCGACGTCGAGAAGAAGTGGCTGCTGATCGACGCCTCCGGGCTCATCGTCGGCCGTCTTGCCTCGATCGTCGCCATGCGCCTGCGCGGCAAGCACAAGCCGAGCTACACCCCGCATATCGATGATGGCGACAACGTCATCATCATCAACGCCGCCAAGGTCGTGCTGACCGGTCGCAAGCGCGACCAGAAGGTCTACCACCACCACACCGGCTATATCGGCGGCATCAAGGAACGGTCTGCCAAGCAGATCATGGACGGCAAGTTCCCCGAGCGCATCGTCGAGAAGGCCGTGCAGCGCATGCTGCCGCGCGGGCCGCTTGGCCGCGTGCAGTTCGGCAATCTGCGCGTCTATCCGGGCGCCGAGCATCCGCATGAAGCGCAGAAGCCCGAAGTGGTCGATGTCGCCGCGATGAACCGCAAGAACGTGAGGAGTGCCTGA
- the rpsI gene encoding 30S ribosomal protein S9: MAETVQSMEGLSQLKTAAPDAPRYEKKVDKQGRAYATGKRKNAVARVWIKPGSGKITVNTRTIEAFFARPVLRMMIQQPLVAANRATQFDVVCTVSGGGLSGQAGAVRHGIAKAMTYFEPDLRSVLKRGGFLTRDSRVVERKKYGKAKARRSFQFSKR, encoded by the coding sequence GTGGCCGAGACCGTACAGTCAATGGAAGGCCTGTCGCAGCTCAAGACCGCGGCGCCCGATGCTCCCCGTTATGAGAAGAAGGTCGACAAGCAGGGCCGCGCCTATGCCACCGGCAAGCGCAAGAACGCCGTCGCCCGCGTCTGGATCAAGCCGGGCTCCGGCAAGATCACCGTCAACACCCGCACCATCGAGGCGTTCTTCGCGCGTCCGGTGCTGCGCATGATGATCCAGCAGCCGCTGGTCGCCGCCAACCGCGCCACCCAGTTCGATGTGGTCTGCACCGTGTCGGGTGGCGGTCTGTCGGGCCAGGCCGGCGCCGTGCGTCACGGCATCGCCAAGGCGATGACCTACTTCGAACCGGATCTGCGCAGCGTGCTCAAGCGCGGCGGCTTCCTCACCCGCGACAGCCGCGTGGTCGAGCGCAAGAAGTACGGCAAGGCCAAGGCCCGCCGTTCGTTCCAGTTCTCGAAGCGCTAA
- a CDS encoding diguanylate cyclase, producing the protein MRLDIPTLAMVTVFVTALLGGLLVFAGLQNRAVRALMTWGGAFLLCALGVALVAVRGMVPDWISIQFANVAVLIGLGLVWVGARQFDGRETRVAMVAVAPLIWIAACAVPDIRADINLRTVTVTTLSGLVAFAAAYEVWRGRSEPLMSRWPTAITLFVYGAIMIARAPVTLMVPQPAGEYQFTASVFYPLLSFATLLFSVVIAFLLLNMTKERTELRHKTAALVDPLTGVPNRRAFLAGAEQMAADPRADGTALAVMLFDLDHFKSINDRLGHAAGDAVLMNFAATAVRSFGDGVLFGRIGGEEFGAIMRVSNLGEALAIAEQVRRAFAVTDLAGDIVPTVSIGVALENETTMTLAALMAAADRALYRAKAKGRNRVASAMTSEDGASIASADGVLERREWRKLPATA; encoded by the coding sequence ATGCGGTTGGATATTCCGACATTGGCGATGGTGACGGTGTTCGTCACGGCGCTGCTCGGCGGCTTGCTGGTCTTTGCCGGGCTGCAGAACCGCGCCGTTCGCGCGCTCATGACCTGGGGCGGGGCCTTCCTGCTGTGTGCGCTCGGTGTGGCGCTGGTCGCCGTGCGTGGCATGGTGCCGGACTGGATTTCGATACAATTCGCGAATGTGGCGGTGCTGATCGGTCTGGGGCTGGTGTGGGTCGGCGCGCGTCAGTTCGATGGCCGCGAAACGCGTGTGGCGATGGTGGCCGTAGCGCCGCTGATCTGGATCGCGGCCTGCGCCGTTCCGGACATCCGCGCCGACATCAATTTGCGGACGGTCACGGTAACGACCCTGTCGGGACTTGTGGCCTTTGCCGCGGCGTACGAGGTCTGGCGTGGCCGGTCCGAGCCGCTGATGTCGCGGTGGCCGACGGCCATCACACTGTTCGTGTACGGTGCGATCATGATTGCCCGGGCACCCGTTACGCTGATGGTGCCGCAGCCGGCCGGCGAGTATCAGTTCACCGCCAGCGTCTTCTATCCGCTGCTGTCCTTCGCCACTTTGCTGTTCTCGGTGGTGATCGCCTTTCTGCTGCTCAACATGACCAAGGAGCGCACCGAGCTTCGGCATAAGACCGCAGCGCTGGTCGATCCACTGACGGGCGTACCCAATCGCCGTGCCTTCCTCGCCGGCGCCGAGCAGATGGCGGCCGATCCGCGGGCCGACGGCACGGCATTGGCCGTCATGCTGTTCGACCTCGATCACTTCAAGTCCATCAATGATCGGCTCGGCCACGCGGCCGGCGATGCGGTCTTGATGAACTTTGCGGCCACGGCAGTGCGGTCGTTTGGCGACGGTGTTCTGTTCGGCCGCATCGGCGGCGAGGAGTTCGGCGCGATCATGCGCGTGTCGAATCTTGGCGAGGCCCTCGCTATCGCCGAGCAGGTGCGCCGGGCGTTTGCGGTAACCGACCTGGCGGGCGACATCGTGCCGACGGTCAGCATCGGCGTGGCACTTGAGAACGAGACCACAATGACACTGGCCGCGCTCATGGCGGCCGCCGACCGCGCGCTCTATCGCGCCAAGGCGAAGGGCCGTAACCGGGTGGCGAGCGCGATGACGTCGGAGGATGGCGCAAGCATCGCGTCCGCGGACGGCGTTCTGGAGCGCCGTGAGTGGCGCAAGCTGCCGGCAACGGCCTGA
- a CDS encoding GGDEF domain-containing protein: protein MHQPVILDAPTLIFATVCMAVFLGVFLIANWIIQRDIGALAWWGSAYLIGGAAIILWSAPHQMFQVPAAYAEAMIFLACGMFWNGLRLFHGRRMWPVVPFAAAAAWLLVTGLPGMEEGSSQRAALAVVVVAVYTFFMAFELGRERRRSLYSRTAAVVVPLLHAGMFLLPLALRYFYPDVFATRWQIVFAVEAMIYTVGTAFIVILMVKDRHVHFYRKIATTDHLTGVFNRRAFLEAATAMHAGQGSRGEPVTLLMFDLDKFKSINDRFGHAVGDSALKVFARVLQESTRATDVIGRLGGEEFVAMVPEAMEDACVVAERLRVNFQAAGVTIDDIAIGATVSIGLATTYKPEATIDSLLLRADEALYKAKNSGRNRYTCADEEPGSEAARARWAARGKPAAAKTGTWAGRRAKPEQIATA, encoded by the coding sequence ATGCACCAGCCGGTTATTCTCGACGCTCCGACCTTGATCTTCGCGACTGTCTGCATGGCGGTGTTTCTCGGGGTCTTTCTCATCGCCAACTGGATCATACAGCGCGATATCGGCGCACTGGCTTGGTGGGGCTCGGCCTATCTCATCGGCGGTGCCGCGATCATCCTGTGGAGCGCGCCGCATCAGATGTTCCAGGTGCCGGCGGCCTATGCCGAGGCGATGATCTTCCTGGCCTGCGGCATGTTCTGGAACGGCCTGCGGCTGTTCCACGGCCGCAGGATGTGGCCGGTGGTGCCCTTCGCAGCAGCGGCCGCGTGGCTCCTCGTGACCGGTTTGCCGGGCATGGAGGAGGGCAGTTCGCAGCGCGCCGCGCTCGCTGTGGTGGTCGTCGCCGTCTACACCTTTTTCATGGCCTTCGAGCTTGGACGCGAGCGCCGCCGGTCGCTTTATTCGCGCACCGCGGCGGTCGTGGTGCCGTTGCTACACGCCGGCATGTTCCTGCTGCCGCTGGCCTTGCGCTACTTCTATCCGGATGTTTTTGCGACGCGCTGGCAGATCGTATTCGCGGTCGAGGCCATGATCTATACCGTCGGCACCGCCTTCATCGTGATCCTGATGGTGAAGGACCGCCACGTCCATTTCTATCGCAAGATCGCCACCACCGATCATCTCACCGGGGTGTTCAACCGCCGTGCTTTTCTCGAGGCGGCGACGGCGATGCATGCCGGCCAGGGTTCGCGCGGCGAGCCGGTGACGCTGCTGATGTTCGATCTCGACAAGTTCAAGTCGATCAACGACCGCTTCGGCCACGCCGTCGGCGACAGCGCGCTCAAGGTGTTCGCCAGGGTGCTGCAGGAGAGTACGCGCGCCACCGACGTGATCGGCCGGCTCGGCGGCGAGGAATTCGTCGCCATGGTGCCGGAGGCGATGGAGGATGCCTGTGTTGTCGCCGAGCGTCTGCGCGTGAATTTTCAGGCGGCCGGCGTCACCATTGACGACATCGCCATCGGTGCCACGGTGAGCATCGGGCTTGCTACGACCTACAAGCCGGAGGCGACCATCGACTCCCTGCTGCTGCGCGCCGACGAGGCGCTGTACAAGGCCAAGAATAGCGGCCGCAATCGCTATACTTGCGCCGACGAGGAGCCGGGCAGCGAGGCGGCGCGCGCTCGCTGGGCGGCTCGTGGCAAGCCGGCTGCAGCCAAGACTGGCACGTGGGCCGGGCGCCGCGCCAAGCCGGAACAGATCGCCACGGCGTGA
- a CDS encoding pseudouridine synthase codes for MSKGPTSLRLDRLLSNLGYGSRREVQDLIEAGYVLLNGEAIIDSDEKIAITPDLAARMTVEGEPLDPPPGLVLMLNKPVGVTCSHKEQGPLVYGLLPERWRARNPAISTVGRLDKETSGLLLLTDDGALLHRIISPKANIAKRYDVTLDRPLRGDEGAVFGAGTLMLDDEDKPLLPAQFEAVSEKRAFVTITEGRYHQVRRMFAAVGNHVVALKRDRVGALALPGDLAAGEYRILGEDELAKVFS; via the coding sequence ATGAGCAAAGGACCGACGTCGCTTCGCCTCGACCGCCTCCTGTCCAATCTCGGCTACGGCTCGCGCCGCGAGGTGCAGGACCTGATCGAGGCCGGTTATGTGCTGCTCAACGGCGAAGCCATTATCGACAGCGACGAGAAAATCGCGATCACGCCCGATCTCGCCGCGCGCATGACGGTGGAGGGCGAGCCGCTCGATCCGCCGCCCGGCCTGGTGCTGATGCTGAACAAGCCCGTGGGTGTCACCTGCTCGCACAAGGAGCAAGGGCCGCTGGTCTATGGCCTGCTGCCCGAGCGCTGGCGCGCGCGCAATCCGGCGATCTCGACGGTCGGCCGGCTCGACAAGGAAACATCCGGCCTCCTGCTGCTCACCGACGACGGCGCGTTGCTCCACCGGATCATTTCGCCGAAGGCCAACATCGCCAAACGCTACGACGTCACGCTCGACCGGCCGCTGCGCGGCGACGAAGGCGCGGTGTTCGGCGCCGGCACCTTGATGCTGGACGATGAAGACAAACCGCTACTGCCCGCGCAATTCGAAGCCGTGTCGGAGAAGCGCGCTTTCGTCACCATTACGGAAGGCCGCTATCACCAGGTGCGGCGCATGTTCGCGGCCGTCGGCAACCATGTCGTGGCGCTCAAGCGCGACCGCGTCGGTGCCCTCGCTTTGCCGGGGGATTTGGCGGCTGGTGAATATCGGATTCTAGGCGAGGATGAGTTGGCGAAAGTCTTTTCGTAG
- a CDS encoding class I SAM-dependent methyltransferase, whose amino-acid sequence MSATGVYGTPPSDLADVPRDATQFSPLMPGAAGLDKQPAGSLDAITLLAPPGTIERRYALALALRALKGGAPLTALAPNDRGGTRLRKELEAFGLEVNEISKRHHRIATATKVTGIDDIIAQVIADGGPRFDDEIGLWTQPGVFSWDRLDPGTHMLIERLPALSGRGADFGCGIGILARAVLASDAVTELTLVDIDRRAIECAEHNLDTQRAKFLWADLRDPHPGLVNLDFVVMNAPFHDAGQEDKGLAQAFVRRAAESLRKGGVCVMVANRHLPYEAVLKPLFKAVTPVIEQGGYKIYEARK is encoded by the coding sequence ATGAGCGCAACGGGAGTCTACGGCACGCCGCCATCCGATCTCGCGGATGTGCCGCGTGACGCGACGCAGTTCTCGCCGCTGATGCCCGGCGCCGCTGGGCTGGACAAACAGCCCGCGGGCTCGCTCGACGCCATCACCCTGCTCGCGCCGCCCGGCACCATCGAGCGCCGCTATGCGCTGGCGCTCGCCTTGCGCGCCCTCAAGGGCGGCGCACCGCTCACGGCGCTGGCGCCGAACGATCGCGGCGGCACAAGGCTGCGGAAGGAGCTTGAAGCCTTCGGCCTTGAGGTCAACGAAATCTCGAAGCGCCATCACCGTATTGCGACGGCAACCAAGGTAACCGGCATAGACGACATCATTGCCCAAGTCATTGCAGATGGCGGGCCGCGCTTCGACGACGAGATCGGGCTGTGGACCCAGCCCGGCGTATTCTCATGGGACCGGCTCGATCCCGGCACGCATATGCTGATCGAGCGTCTGCCGGCGCTATCCGGCCGCGGCGCCGATTTCGGCTGCGGCATCGGCATTCTGGCGCGCGCGGTGCTCGCCTCCGACGCCGTCACCGAACTGACGCTCGTCGATATCGACCGCCGCGCCATCGAATGCGCCGAGCACAACCTCGATACCCAGCGCGCCAAATTCCTCTGGGCCGATCTGCGCGATCCGCATCCCGGACTCGTCAATCTCGATTTCGTCGTCATGAACGCGCCGTTCCACGACGCCGGGCAGGAGGACAAAGGGCTGGCGCAGGCTTTCGTGCGCCGCGCCGCCGAGAGCCTGCGCAAGGGCGGCGTCTGCGTCATGGTGGCGAACCGCCATTTGCCCTATGAGGCCGTGCTGAAGCCGCTGTTCAAAGCCGTCACCCCGGTGATCGAGCAAGGCGGCTACAAGATCTACGAGGCGCGCAAATGA